A part of Marinobacter psychrophilus genomic DNA contains:
- a CDS encoding alcohol dehydrogenase family protein, translating into MTHTLMKAIVTTGNGGYEKLVCKDVPVPDIGPGDVLVKVLAAGVNNTEINTRLGWYSSSVNDSTNDASEAKAAPAAPKSDGGWNNQTPFPLIQGTDCCGLVVNVGEDGDKSLINKRVLIRPCIREHGFGSLDNIWMGSDFDGAFAQYVKIRASDVFPVTCEWTDAELGTIPCAYGTAENMLHRANLRPGETILVVGASGGVGSAAVQLAKRRGVKVIAIAGDDKHEKVARIGADRLLGRSADLLAELGEQSVDVVVDNVAGSGFPTMLKLLKRGGRLVSSGAIAGPVVDLDMRDMYLKDITLMGTTAWDEVVFPNIVRYIEQGEIQPILAKTFPLSAIAEAQAEFLMKKHVGKFVLIP; encoded by the coding sequence ATGACCCACACGTTAATGAAAGCCATCGTCACCACCGGTAATGGTGGCTATGAAAAGCTGGTATGCAAAGACGTGCCGGTCCCTGACATCGGGCCAGGCGACGTTCTGGTGAAAGTGTTGGCCGCAGGCGTTAATAACACAGAGATCAATACGCGACTGGGTTGGTATTCCTCTTCGGTTAACGATTCTACGAATGACGCATCGGAAGCAAAGGCCGCGCCGGCTGCGCCAAAGAGTGACGGTGGCTGGAATAATCAGACGCCTTTTCCGCTGATTCAGGGCACAGATTGCTGTGGCCTTGTGGTCAATGTGGGCGAGGATGGCGACAAAAGCCTCATCAACAAGCGTGTTCTTATCCGCCCGTGTATTCGCGAACACGGTTTTGGCTCCCTCGATAATATCTGGATGGGGTCTGATTTTGATGGTGCATTTGCCCAGTATGTAAAAATCCGGGCAAGTGACGTGTTTCCGGTGACCTGTGAGTGGACGGATGCCGAACTTGGAACCATTCCCTGTGCCTACGGAACGGCTGAGAACATGCTTCATAGGGCCAATTTAAGGCCAGGTGAAACGATTTTGGTGGTGGGGGCGTCAGGCGGCGTGGGCTCTGCTGCTGTGCAGCTTGCAAAGCGCAGGGGCGTAAAAGTTATCGCCATTGCGGGTGATGACAAGCATGAAAAAGTGGCTCGGATCGGTGCAGACAGACTGCTAGGAAGATCCGCTGATCTGCTCGCAGAGCTCGGGGAGCAATCTGTAGATGTTGTTGTGGATAACGTGGCCGGGAGTGGATTTCCTACCATGCTCAAGCTGTTGAAACGAGGCGGGCGGCTTGTTTCATCAGGTGCTATTGCCGGGCCAGTTGTTGACCTTGATATGCGTGATATGTATTTAAAAGACATTACCCTAATGGGAACAACGGCTTGGGACGAAGTGGTTTTTCCCAATATTGTGCGCTACATCGAGCAAGGTGAGATTCAGCCGATTCTAGCGAAGACCTTCCCCTTGTCTGCCATTGCGGAAGCTCAAGCGGAGTTTCTTATGAAGAAGCATGTGGGTAAATTCGTCCTGATACCTTAG
- a CDS encoding acyl-CoA thioesterase, whose product MEPGSATLTMTVLMTPDVANFSGNVHGGTLLKHLDEVAYACASRYAGAYVVTLSVDQVMFLQPVHVGELVTFLASVNYTGRTSMEVGIKVITENIREKLVRHTNSCFFTMVAVDENGKSVEVPTLKPLTDDQIRRFANGQERRAIRVELEERYKALHRPGT is encoded by the coding sequence ATGGAACCTGGATCTGCAACACTGACCATGACCGTTTTGATGACGCCGGATGTGGCCAACTTTTCCGGCAATGTGCACGGTGGTACCTTGCTTAAGCATCTTGATGAAGTGGCTTATGCCTGCGCCAGCCGGTATGCAGGTGCTTATGTCGTTACTCTGTCCGTCGACCAGGTTATGTTTCTTCAACCCGTTCATGTGGGCGAGCTGGTGACTTTTCTGGCCAGCGTTAATTACACCGGGCGCACGTCGATGGAGGTGGGTATTAAGGTGATCACGGAGAACATCCGTGAAAAGCTGGTCAGACATACCAATAGCTGCTTTTTCACGATGGTGGCGGTGGATGAAAATGGAAAATCCGTCGAAGTGCCCACATTGAAGCCTCTCACTGATGATCAAATCAGGCGATTTGCGAATGGCCAGGAGCGCCGTGCGATTCGTGTTGAGTTAGAAGAGCGTTATAAGGCACTTCATCGTCCAGGCACGTAG
- a CDS encoding DUF3297 family protein: MSDTNSKPTLPDRLAGNPRSPHHSEEVFEHPIGIRLNGKERKDVDEYCVSEGWIKVQSPKALDRRGQPLMITLKGTVEAFYL, from the coding sequence ATGAGCGACACAAACTCAAAACCAACCTTGCCAGATCGTCTTGCGGGCAATCCTCGTAGCCCGCACCATTCGGAAGAGGTTTTCGAGCACCCCATCGGCATTCGGCTGAATGGCAAAGAGCGTAAAGATGTTGATGAATACTGCGTCAGCGAAGGTTGGATAAAAGTCCAGTCGCCGAAAGCATTGGATCGTCGTGGCCAGCCTTTGATGATCACGTTAAAAGGCACTGTTGAAGCCTTCTACCTCTAG